A stretch of the Amycolatopsis sp. BJA-103 genome encodes the following:
- a CDS encoding DUF6423 family protein — translation MAGVADVRRRVLMISGAIDTTEHDVSVSVNLPEPGRWQVIKSETNLTDKTWVAMQVVTDEDSTFVDDAETLVLSRQFSKSFMTPDLRRLTFYDGEVRPGEAVLKVYSLDAGGRKPTYSYSRYSPIATDTAEKSRQTLDELISNGMRQRPVIELIVPVTVIG, via the coding sequence ATGGCCGGGGTGGCCGACGTCCGCCGCCGGGTGCTGATGATCTCCGGTGCGATCGACACCACCGAGCACGACGTTTCGGTCAGTGTCAACCTGCCGGAGCCGGGCCGCTGGCAGGTGATCAAGTCCGAGACCAACCTGACCGACAAGACCTGGGTCGCGATGCAGGTCGTCACCGACGAGGACTCGACCTTCGTCGACGACGCCGAGACCCTCGTGCTCTCCCGTCAGTTCTCGAAGTCCTTCATGACGCCGGACCTGCGCCGCCTCACCTTCTACGACGGTGAAGTCCGGCCCGGCGAGGCCGTGCTGAAGGTGTACTCGCTGGACGCGGGCGGGCGGAAGCCGACCTACTCGTACTCCCGGTACAGCCCGATCGCGACCGACACCGCCGAGAAGTCCCGGCAGACGCTGGACGAGCTGATCAGCAACGGGATGCGGCAGCGCCCGGTGATCGAGCTGATCGTCCCGGTGACCGTGATCGGCTGA
- a CDS encoding acyl-CoA thioesterase yields the protein MADYYEILHTVGFEETNLVGNVYYVNYVRWQGRCREMFLKDKAPAVLEEVRHDLKLFTLKVDCEFYAEITAFDELSIRLRLEELTQTQIQFTFDYVHLTDEGERLVARGRQRIACMRGPNTATVPSRVPEQLREALAPYTVNGKGE from the coding sequence ATGGCCGACTACTACGAGATCCTCCATACGGTCGGGTTCGAAGAGACCAATCTGGTGGGCAACGTCTACTACGTGAATTACGTGCGCTGGCAAGGCCGGTGCCGCGAGATGTTCCTGAAGGACAAGGCCCCCGCGGTGCTCGAAGAGGTCCGCCACGACCTCAAGCTGTTCACGCTCAAGGTGGATTGCGAGTTCTACGCGGAGATCACCGCGTTCGACGAGCTGTCCATCCGGCTGCGGCTGGAAGAGCTGACCCAGACCCAGATCCAGTTCACCTTCGACTACGTCCACCTCACCGACGAGGGGGAACGGCTGGTCGCGCGGGGACGCCAGCGGATCGCGTGCATGCGCGGGCCCAACACGGCGACGGTGCCCAGCCGGGTCCCGGAGCAGTTGCGTGAGGCGCTGGCCCCGTACACGGTCAACGGCAAGGGGGAGTGA
- a CDS encoding acyl-CoA carboxylase subunit beta translates to MPLLRTQRDELREHIVDGRLDGVRRQHSLGKHTARERLDLLLDPDSFTEVELYRRHQASGLGLAENRPYTDGVIAGSGTIDGRRVFVYAQDFTVFGGSLGEAHAAKIHKVMDLAIATGSPLIGLNDSGGARIQEGVMALNGYGGIFRRQVEASGVVPQISVVLGPCAGGAAYSPALADFVFMVRDTARMYLTGPDVVETVTGERVSHDELGGADVHGASSGVATVVHDDEESCLADVRYLVSLLPSNYLEPAPGEPSRDAGKDRRPRFAELVPVEPNKPYDMRDVFAELTDDGEFFELHERWARNVLCALARIDGRVVGLVGNQPVVFAGVLDGPASQKAARFVRFCDAFSIPLVTLVDVPGFLPGVEQEHSGIIRHGAQLLHAYCEATVPRIQVILRKAYGGAYIVMDSRSIGTDLSLAWPTNQIAVMGAEGAVNVLFRKDLAAAPDPDALRTHLVAEYTEEFMNPQYAAERGLVDDIIDPADTRSAVARALAMLQDKRKAAPQRKHGNHPI, encoded by the coding sequence ATGCCGTTGCTGCGCACCCAGCGCGACGAACTGCGCGAGCACATCGTCGACGGGCGGCTCGACGGCGTCCGGCGGCAGCACTCGCTCGGCAAGCACACCGCGCGCGAGCGGCTGGATCTGTTGCTGGATCCCGATTCCTTCACCGAGGTCGAGCTGTACCGGCGGCATCAGGCGAGCGGACTCGGGCTGGCGGAGAACCGGCCGTACACCGACGGCGTCATCGCGGGTTCGGGCACCATCGACGGCAGGCGCGTGTTCGTCTACGCGCAGGACTTCACCGTCTTCGGCGGTTCGCTCGGCGAGGCGCACGCGGCGAAGATCCACAAGGTGATGGATCTGGCGATCGCCACCGGTTCACCGCTGATCGGGCTCAACGACAGCGGCGGAGCGCGGATCCAGGAAGGCGTCATGGCGCTCAACGGCTACGGCGGCATCTTCCGCCGCCAGGTCGAAGCGTCCGGCGTCGTCCCGCAGATCAGCGTGGTGCTGGGGCCGTGCGCCGGCGGGGCGGCGTATTCGCCCGCGCTGGCGGACTTCGTCTTCATGGTGCGCGACACCGCCCGCATGTACCTGACCGGGCCGGACGTCGTCGAGACCGTGACCGGGGAACGCGTCAGCCACGACGAACTCGGTGGCGCGGACGTGCACGGCGCGTCGTCCGGCGTGGCGACCGTGGTGCACGACGACGAGGAGAGCTGCCTCGCCGACGTCCGCTACCTGGTGTCGCTGCTGCCGTCGAACTATCTGGAGCCCGCGCCCGGCGAGCCGTCGCGGGACGCGGGCAAGGACCGGCGGCCCCGGTTCGCCGAACTCGTCCCCGTGGAGCCGAACAAGCCCTACGACATGCGGGACGTGTTCGCCGAACTCACCGACGACGGCGAATTCTTCGAGTTGCACGAGCGGTGGGCGCGGAACGTGCTGTGCGCGCTCGCGCGGATCGACGGGCGCGTGGTCGGCCTGGTCGGCAACCAGCCGGTGGTGTTCGCCGGCGTCCTCGACGGCCCGGCTTCGCAGAAGGCGGCGAGGTTCGTGCGGTTCTGCGACGCGTTCAGCATCCCGCTGGTGACGCTCGTGGACGTTCCCGGCTTCCTGCCCGGGGTCGAACAGGAGCATTCCGGGATCATCCGGCACGGGGCGCAGCTGCTGCACGCCTACTGCGAGGCGACCGTGCCGCGGATCCAGGTCATCCTGCGCAAGGCCTACGGCGGCGCGTACATCGTGATGGACTCGCGGTCCATCGGGACCGACCTGTCGCTGGCCTGGCCGACCAACCAGATCGCCGTGATGGGTGCCGAGGGCGCGGTCAACGTGCTGTTCCGCAAGGATCTCGCCGCCGCTCCCGACCCGGACGCGTTGCGCACCCACCTGGTCGCCGAGTACACCGAGGAGTTCATGAACCCGCAGTACGCCGCCGAACGGGGGCTGGTCGACGACATCATCGACCCGGCCGACACCCGCTCCGCCGTGGCCAGAGCACTGGCCATGCTGCAGGACAAGCGGAAGGCGGCGCCCCAGCGCAAGCACGGCAACCACCCGATCTGA
- a CDS encoding DUF6222 family protein — translation MTINESATVRPDGTPAPAPRPPVVTTMPRLGRGVCWRDIAREIELDELEREARTKEAA, via the coding sequence ATGACCATCAACGAATCCGCCACCGTCCGGCCGGACGGGACGCCCGCCCCGGCGCCCCGTCCGCCGGTGGTGACCACGATGCCTCGGCTCGGACGGGGGGTGTGCTGGCGCGACATCGCGCGCGAGATCGAACTCGACGAGCTCGAGCGTGAAGCCCGCACGAAGGAGGCGGCGTGA
- a CDS encoding flavin reductase family protein, translated as MGSQEPGRPVLKRLPAPATRRRLSAQAGLREVMGQFATGVTVLTAGGERAHGMTANAVTSVSLEPPMVLCCVSRAARMHEAIVTAGSYAVTVLASDQKDLAKYFADWRRPAGLAQFDSVDWTAGPQTGAPLLNGALAWLECELAEVYEGGDHSIFLGKVVASSRGTGQDSLVFYGGGYHQIDGRVRASA; from the coding sequence GTGGGATCTCAGGAACCCGGGCGGCCGGTGCTGAAACGCCTGCCGGCGCCCGCGACACGACGCCGGTTGTCCGCGCAGGCCGGACTGCGGGAGGTGATGGGCCAGTTCGCCACCGGGGTCACCGTGCTGACCGCCGGCGGCGAACGGGCCCACGGGATGACCGCCAACGCGGTCACCTCCGTGTCCCTCGAACCGCCGATGGTGCTGTGCTGCGTTTCCCGCGCGGCCCGGATGCACGAGGCGATCGTGACCGCGGGCTCGTACGCGGTCACGGTGCTGGCGTCGGACCAGAAGGACCTGGCGAAGTACTTCGCGGATTGGCGACGGCCCGCCGGGCTCGCGCAATTCGACTCGGTGGACTGGACGGCGGGTCCGCAGACCGGCGCCCCGCTGCTCAACGGCGCGCTGGCGTGGCTGGAATGCGAGCTCGCCGAGGTCTACGAAGGCGGTGACCACTCGATCTTCCTCGGCAAGGTGGTCGCCTCGAGCCGCGGCACCGGCCAGGACTCGCTGGTCTTCTACGGCGGTGGCTACCACCAGATCGACGGCAGGGTCCGTGCATCCGCCTGA
- a CDS encoding type I polyketide synthase, which produces MSVERISIVGIGLRYPDAGSPDELWENVLAGRRAFRRLPDERMNREDYYSPDPEASDRFYAQKAAVLRDYEFDRIKYKVAGSTFRSTDTTHWLALDVAAQALADAGFPEGDGLPRPATGVVIGNSLTGEFSRANIMRLRWPYVRRTVAAALAERGWAEGDTAEFLHDLEAQYKAPFPEIDEDSLAGGLANTIAGRVCNFFDFGGGGFTVDGACSSSLLSVVTAANALSEGDLDVAIAGGVDLSIDPFEVIGFAKTGALAKREMKVYDADSNGFWPGEGSGMLVLMREDDAIAQGKRIYASIGGWGVSSDGKGGITRPEASGHRLALKRAYDKAGYGVETVSYFEGHGTGTALGDATEIEALSTARRDADPLADRAALSTIKGNIGHTKAAAGVAGLIKATLAVYHQVIPPATGHFDPHESLVGDSARMYVPAEAGLWPSDHPVRAGVSAMGFGGINSHVTVTEAPGAARRKELDETTRSLVAGRQDSELLLLDADDAASLRGQVTGLLEVVPKLSLAELADLAGTLSAELSGKPVRAAIVATNPEDAERKLSKLLDLLGEGEPEVFSSSEGIFASSRAKGPKIGFLFPGQGSGQGTVGAVRKRFAHADDIYRAAGLSTGADQVATDVAQPRIVTGSLAGLRVLKSLGIEAQTVAGHSLGELTSLHWGGALTEREVLALAKIRGRVMATASDGNGAMAAISATPGVAERLAEGEEVVIAGYNAPEQTVLSGPAEAIDRVVSRARAEGVTAARINVSHAFHSPAVVPAAEAMTEELAAFDFARLDRPVVSTVTGDVLHTAEDLRDLLRDQVVLPVRFREAAAKVAERSDLVIEVGPGRVLTGLLRQIAPGTPVLPLDTDSPTLAAVLKVAGAAFAFGAPLETSALFAGRVVRALPADGVFNFLASPCEAAPSIGAVLTRDRVAAPEEAVPAGEASESGGSSTLDLLRKLASERVELPLEAVTADTHPLDDLHLSSITVGQLVNDVTRALGRPALEGMPNFATVCLGELAEMIDELAQTAKPADSNQAEVAGVGPWVRPFAVEYVVAPKPAPDFTPGISTAGLARAVWTAFAPDGHSLAEPLRAALSTAGVGDGVLLCLNEDSDADDVGLFLDAGRAVLAAPNGTRFVVVQHGLGASGLAKTLRLEDPSARTTIVDLADVNPVDPEALGIAVSTVVTEVAATNDFSEVRYDSAGVRTVPKLGALKPSEAEGTPLGTEDVLLVTGGGKGITAESALALAKDSGAKLALLGRSDPADDAELSENLRRMAAAGIDYRYERADVTAAQQVADAIGRIQAEFGPVTAVLHGAGRNEPAALFSLTEETFRKTLAPKIGGLNAVLDAVDQDKIKLLVTFGSIIGRAGLRGEAHYATANDWMTELTVRFGREHPRARAIALEWSVWSGTGMGEKLGVVSALMRDGITPIPTEEGIEILRQVVGDPAAPSVLVVCGRTAGLATLPVEKRELPLTRFVDRAVVHYPGVELITEADLSAGSDPYLADHLLDGQLLFPAVIGMEAMTQVAKAALAVESLPAPVFSDVEFLRPIIVSPGGSTTIRLAALARDAETVDVVLRSGETGFSADHFRARLRFSRPDPLGETVLRDVALPPVPVDPTTELYGTVLFQGKRFQRVTGYRRASARHAVAEIATGAEVDWFAPFLPQEQLLADPGTRDAMMHAIQCCVPDATLLPQGIERLYLAEPGEQDPEYVLLDARERSQDGDSYVYDLDVRNPDGTLVERWEGLKLRAVRKRDGEGPWVPSMLGSYLERSVERLLGSSRAIVVEPDPVGVSVETTPERRAQTALAAGRAVDAPLEIRYRPDGKPEADGVEVSASHSADLTLAIAGSGQIACDVETAIERTPEDWAGLLGEDLLAVGELLAADAREPLSVAHTRVWSALECVRKTGDMTQALTVHRVDPDGWAVLSHGSARIATWVTTVNDRTDPVVFAVLQGEEN; this is translated from the coding sequence ATGAGCGTTGAGCGGATTTCGATTGTCGGTATCGGTCTTCGATACCCGGACGCCGGGTCCCCGGATGAACTGTGGGAGAACGTCCTCGCCGGCCGCCGGGCGTTCCGGAGATTGCCCGACGAGCGGATGAACCGCGAGGACTACTACTCGCCGGACCCTGAGGCTTCGGACCGTTTCTACGCCCAGAAGGCCGCGGTCCTCCGCGACTACGAGTTCGACCGGATCAAGTACAAGGTCGCGGGCAGCACGTTCCGTTCGACCGACACCACGCACTGGCTCGCCCTCGACGTCGCCGCGCAGGCCTTGGCGGACGCGGGTTTCCCGGAGGGTGACGGGCTGCCGAGGCCCGCGACCGGCGTGGTCATCGGCAACAGTCTCACCGGTGAGTTCTCGCGCGCCAACATCATGCGGCTGCGCTGGCCGTACGTGCGCCGCACGGTCGCGGCGGCGCTCGCCGAGCGCGGCTGGGCCGAGGGCGACACCGCGGAGTTCCTCCACGACCTCGAGGCGCAGTACAAGGCGCCGTTCCCCGAGATCGACGAGGATTCGCTCGCTGGCGGGCTGGCGAACACGATCGCCGGCCGCGTCTGCAACTTCTTCGACTTCGGCGGCGGCGGATTCACCGTGGACGGCGCCTGCTCGTCGTCGCTGCTTTCCGTGGTCACCGCGGCGAACGCGCTCTCGGAAGGCGACCTCGACGTCGCCATCGCGGGCGGGGTCGACTTGTCGATCGACCCGTTCGAGGTGATCGGTTTCGCCAAGACCGGCGCGCTCGCCAAACGCGAGATGAAGGTCTACGACGCCGACTCCAACGGTTTCTGGCCCGGTGAGGGCTCCGGCATGCTCGTCCTGATGCGCGAGGACGACGCGATCGCGCAGGGCAAGCGGATCTACGCCTCGATCGGCGGCTGGGGTGTCTCGTCCGACGGCAAGGGCGGCATCACCCGACCCGAGGCGTCGGGTCACCGCCTCGCGTTGAAGCGGGCGTATGACAAGGCCGGCTACGGCGTCGAGACCGTCTCCTACTTCGAGGGCCACGGCACCGGCACCGCTTTGGGCGACGCCACCGAGATCGAGGCGCTCTCCACCGCCCGCCGCGACGCCGACCCGCTCGCCGACCGTGCCGCGCTGAGCACGATCAAGGGCAACATCGGCCACACCAAGGCCGCGGCCGGGGTCGCCGGGCTGATCAAGGCCACCCTGGCGGTCTACCACCAGGTCATCCCGCCCGCCACCGGCCACTTCGACCCGCACGAGTCGCTCGTCGGCGACTCCGCGCGGATGTACGTCCCGGCCGAGGCCGGGTTGTGGCCCTCGGACCACCCGGTCCGCGCGGGTGTCTCGGCGATGGGCTTCGGCGGGATCAACTCGCACGTCACCGTCACCGAGGCCCCCGGCGCCGCGCGCCGCAAGGAACTCGACGAGACGACCCGGTCGCTGGTCGCCGGACGGCAGGACAGCGAACTGCTGCTGCTCGACGCCGACGACGCGGCCTCGCTGCGCGGACAGGTGACGGGGCTGCTGGAGGTCGTGCCCAAGCTTTCACTCGCCGAGCTGGCGGACCTCGCCGGCACGCTTTCCGCGGAACTGTCCGGAAAGCCCGTGCGAGCCGCGATCGTCGCGACCAACCCGGAGGACGCCGAGCGCAAGCTCTCGAAACTCCTCGACCTCCTCGGCGAGGGCGAGCCGGAAGTCTTTTCCTCGAGTGAGGGCATCTTCGCGAGCTCGCGCGCCAAGGGGCCGAAGATCGGCTTCCTGTTCCCCGGTCAGGGTTCCGGGCAGGGCACGGTCGGCGCGGTGCGCAAACGCTTCGCCCACGCCGACGACATCTACCGCGCCGCGGGCCTGTCCACCGGCGCCGACCAGGTCGCCACCGATGTCGCCCAGCCCCGGATCGTCACCGGTTCTCTCGCCGGACTCCGGGTTTTGAAGAGCCTCGGCATCGAGGCTCAGACCGTCGCGGGCCACAGCCTCGGAGAGCTCACCTCGCTGCATTGGGGCGGTGCGCTCACCGAACGCGAAGTCCTCGCGCTGGCCAAGATCCGCGGCAGGGTGATGGCGACCGCGAGCGACGGAAACGGTGCCATGGCGGCGATCTCCGCCACACCGGGTGTCGCCGAGCGGCTCGCGGAGGGCGAAGAAGTCGTCATCGCGGGTTACAACGCGCCCGAACAGACCGTCCTTTCCGGACCGGCGGAGGCGATCGACCGGGTCGTCTCCCGCGCTCGCGCCGAGGGTGTCACCGCCGCTCGCATCAACGTCTCGCACGCGTTCCACTCACCCGCGGTCGTCCCGGCCGCCGAGGCGATGACCGAGGAACTCGCCGCGTTCGACTTCGCCAGGCTCGACCGGCCCGTCGTCTCCACGGTGACCGGTGACGTCCTGCACACCGCCGAAGACCTGCGCGATCTGCTGCGCGACCAGGTGGTCCTGCCGGTCCGCTTCCGTGAGGCGGCCGCGAAGGTCGCCGAGCGCAGCGACCTGGTGATCGAGGTCGGTCCCGGCCGGGTGCTCACCGGCCTGCTCCGCCAGATCGCGCCCGGCACCCCGGTGCTCCCGCTCGACACCGACAGCCCGACGCTGGCCGCGGTGCTCAAGGTCGCCGGTGCCGCGTTCGCCTTCGGCGCCCCGCTGGAGACTTCCGCGCTCTTCGCCGGCCGCGTCGTCCGGGCACTGCCCGCCGACGGTGTCTTCAACTTCCTGGCCAGCCCGTGCGAGGCGGCGCCGTCCATCGGCGCGGTACTGACTCGCGACCGCGTCGCCGCGCCGGAAGAAGCGGTACCGGCGGGGGAGGCCTCCGAAAGCGGCGGCAGCAGCACGCTCGACCTGTTGCGCAAGCTCGCGTCCGAACGCGTCGAACTGCCGCTCGAAGCGGTCACCGCCGACACGCACCCGCTCGACGACCTGCACCTTTCGTCGATCACCGTCGGCCAGCTGGTCAACGACGTGACCCGCGCGCTCGGCCGCCCGGCACTCGAGGGCATGCCGAACTTCGCCACCGTCTGTCTCGGCGAACTCGCCGAGATGATCGACGAACTGGCGCAGACCGCCAAGCCCGCCGACAGCAACCAGGCCGAGGTCGCCGGGGTCGGCCCGTGGGTCCGGCCGTTCGCGGTCGAGTACGTCGTCGCGCCGAAACCGGCGCCCGACTTCACCCCGGGCATCTCCACCGCCGGTCTCGCCAGGGCGGTGTGGACGGCGTTCGCCCCGGACGGTCATTCGCTGGCGGAGCCGCTGCGCGCGGCGCTGTCCACCGCGGGTGTCGGCGACGGTGTCCTCCTCTGCTTGAACGAGGACAGCGACGCGGATGACGTCGGGTTGTTCCTGGACGCGGGCCGCGCGGTGCTGGCCGCGCCCAACGGCACGCGGTTCGTCGTGGTGCAGCACGGACTCGGCGCCTCCGGCCTGGCGAAGACGCTCCGCCTGGAGGACCCGTCCGCGCGGACCACGATCGTCGATCTCGCCGACGTGAACCCGGTCGACCCCGAGGCCCTCGGCATCGCGGTGTCCACCGTGGTCACCGAAGTCGCGGCGACCAACGACTTCAGCGAAGTCCGCTACGACTCGGCCGGCGTCCGCACGGTGCCGAAACTGGGCGCCCTCAAACCGTCCGAGGCCGAAGGGACACCGCTGGGCACCGAAGACGTCCTGCTCGTCACCGGTGGCGGCAAGGGCATCACCGCGGAGAGCGCTTTGGCGCTGGCCAAGGATTCCGGTGCGAAACTGGCGTTGCTGGGCCGGAGCGATCCCGCCGACGACGCCGAGCTTTCGGAGAACCTCAGGCGGATGGCGGCGGCGGGTATCGACTACCGCTACGAGCGTGCCGACGTCACCGCGGCCCAGCAGGTGGCGGACGCCATCGGCCGGATCCAGGCCGAGTTCGGCCCGGTCACCGCGGTCCTGCACGGCGCGGGCCGCAACGAGCCCGCCGCGCTGTTCTCCTTGACCGAGGAGACCTTCCGCAAGACGCTGGCGCCGAAGATCGGTGGCCTCAACGCCGTCCTCGACGCCGTCGACCAGGACAAGATCAAGCTGCTGGTCACCTTCGGCAGCATCATCGGACGGGCGGGCCTGCGCGGTGAGGCGCACTACGCCACGGCCAACGACTGGATGACCGAACTGACCGTGCGGTTCGGTCGCGAACACCCCCGAGCGCGGGCGATCGCACTCGAATGGTCGGTCTGGTCCGGGACCGGGATGGGCGAAAAGCTCGGTGTGGTCAGCGCTTTGATGCGCGACGGCATCACCCCGATCCCGACCGAGGAGGGCATCGAGATCCTCCGCCAGGTCGTCGGCGATCCGGCCGCCCCGTCGGTACTGGTCGTCTGCGGCCGTACCGCGGGGCTGGCCACCCTGCCGGTGGAAAAGCGCGAACTGCCGCTGACCCGCTTCGTCGACCGCGCCGTCGTGCACTATCCGGGGGTCGAGCTGATCACCGAGGCCGATCTCTCGGCGGGCAGCGACCCGTATCTGGCCGACCACCTGCTCGACGGTCAGCTGTTGTTCCCCGCGGTGATCGGCATGGAGGCGATGACCCAGGTCGCCAAGGCCGCGCTGGCCGTGGAAAGCCTGCCGGCACCGGTGTTCTCCGACGTCGAGTTCCTCCGCCCGATCATCGTCTCGCCGGGCGGGTCGACCACGATCCGGCTCGCCGCGCTGGCCAGGGACGCCGAAACGGTGGACGTGGTGCTGCGCAGCGGGGAGACCGGGTTCAGCGCCGACCACTTCCGCGCCAGGCTGCGGTTCTCCCGGCCGGATCCGCTCGGCGAGACGGTGCTCCGCGACGTCGCGCTGCCGCCGGTCCCGGTCGACCCGACGACCGAGCTGTACGGCACGGTTCTCTTCCAGGGCAAGCGATTCCAGCGCGTCACCGGATACCGGCGGGCCAGTGCGCGGCACGCGGTCGCGGAGATCGCGACCGGCGCCGAGGTCGACTGGTTCGCGCCGTTCCTCCCGCAGGAACAGCTCCTGGCCGACCCGGGCACCCGCGACGCGATGATGCACGCCATCCAGTGCTGTGTCCCGGACGCGACCCTGCTGCCGCAAGGGATCGAGCGGCTGTACCTCGCCGAGCCCGGCGAGCAGGACCCGGAGTACGTGCTCCTCGACGCCCGCGAGCGTTCGCAGGACGGCGACAGCTATGTCTACGACCTCGACGTCCGCAACCCGGACGGGACGCTCGTCGAGCGGTGGGAAGGGCTGAAGCTGCGCGCGGTGCGCAAGCGTGACGGCGAAGGGCCTTGGGTCCCGTCGATGCTCGGGTCCTATTTGGAGCGTTCCGTCGAACGGCTGCTCGGCTCGTCCCGCGCGATCGTCGTCGAACCGGATCCGGTGGGCGTTTCCGTGGAGACCACGCCCGAACGGCGGGCGCAGACGGCCTTGGCCGCCGGCCGTGCCGTCGACGCCCCGCTCGAGATCCGTTACCGCCCGGACGGGAAACCGGAGGCCGACGGGGTCGAGGTGAGCGCGTCGCACAGCGCCGACCTCACCCTGGCGATCGCGGGCTCCGGTCAGATCGCGTGCGACGTCGAGACGGCGATCGAACGGACACCCGAGGACTGGGCCGGTCTGCTCGGCGAGGATCTGCTCGCGGTGGGCGAACTGCTCGCCGCGGACGCCCGCGAGCCGCTTTCGGTCGCGCACACCCGGGTCTGGAGCGCGCTGGAATGCGTGCGCAAGACCGGGGACATGACACAGGCGCTCACCGTGCACCGGGTCGATCCGGACGGCTGGGCGGTGCTTTCCCACGGCAGTGCCCGCATCGCCACCTGGGTGACGACCGTCAACGACCGGACCGATCCCGTCGTCTTCGCGGTGCTCCAGGGAGAGGAAAACTGA
- a CDS encoding acyl-CoA carboxylase subunit epsilon → MSLSEKDSAPVFRVLRGDPEDVELAALFAVFTALASAAPPPAAPARSAWPPRSPSTWRTSILR, encoded by the coding sequence ATGTCACTGTCCGAAAAGGACAGTGCGCCGGTCTTCCGGGTCCTGCGGGGGGATCCGGAAGACGTCGAACTGGCGGCGCTCTTCGCCGTCTTCACCGCGCTCGCGTCGGCGGCGCCCCCGCCCGCCGCTCCCGCGCGGTCGGCCTGGCCGCCCCGGAGCCCGTCGACCTGGCGCACGTCGATCCTGCGCTGA
- a CDS encoding FAD-dependent oxidoreductase: MITFVPEPQLLESPRGREWPVLPATRSAVTPEPPSGADVVIVGAGPAGLAVASALWHHGVRDLVIVDRDGRPCGRFFDRVDLLGQRVLRSPYEHHPGVEGYRDCELLDFARLHWSVLTPVERREIRMAQAGHRSVVPVDVFEAYCRHLAASHHVTERTWRGSVREVLPTSDAVTVRADRFSVTARHAVLCLGEERRSAPDTWWGGGYPPRGVSYWDEPVPTGGKRLAVVGAGLTAAHLISNGLAQGREVHWVVREAGERYQCADVNSSFFRPEGRARFDGVSWSDRLELMGRFRRASIMFEFRPMLEAAEAEGRLIVHRGKAITKVTPGVGLHLEDGSRVSVDHAVLALGTTPSIGDGLMPDDAVLDQGGWPRLDERTFAYVGAPRVFAVGAAAGMALGPAARNIDGHRVATARVAAAVAENLRRDAPLRATAKDVARV; encoded by the coding sequence GTGATCACCTTCGTCCCCGAACCCCAGCTGCTCGAATCGCCGCGCGGACGGGAGTGGCCGGTCCTGCCCGCCACCCGCTCGGCCGTCACCCCCGAACCGCCGTCCGGTGCCGACGTGGTCATCGTCGGCGCCGGCCCCGCCGGGCTCGCGGTCGCCTCCGCTTTGTGGCACCACGGCGTCCGGGACCTCGTCATCGTCGATCGCGACGGCCGCCCCTGCGGCCGGTTCTTCGACCGCGTCGACCTCCTCGGCCAGCGCGTGCTGCGTTCGCCGTACGAGCACCATCCCGGCGTCGAGGGGTACCGCGACTGCGAACTGCTGGACTTCGCCCGGCTGCACTGGTCGGTGCTGACCCCGGTGGAGCGCCGCGAGATCCGCATGGCGCAGGCGGGGCACCGCTCGGTCGTCCCCGTCGACGTCTTCGAGGCCTACTGCCGTCATCTGGCCGCGAGCCATCACGTCACCGAACGGACCTGGCGCGGTTCGGTCCGTGAGGTGCTGCCGACGTCGGACGCGGTCACCGTGCGAGCCGACCGGTTCTCCGTCACCGCGCGCCACGCGGTGCTGTGCCTCGGCGAGGAACGCCGGTCCGCCCCGGACACCTGGTGGGGCGGGGGCTATCCGCCGCGCGGCGTGAGCTACTGGGACGAACCCGTTCCCACCGGTGGAAAACGGCTCGCCGTCGTCGGCGCGGGCCTCACCGCCGCCCATCTGATCTCCAACGGGCTCGCCCAGGGCCGCGAGGTGCATTGGGTGGTCCGCGAAGCAGGCGAGCGCTACCAATGCGCCGACGTCAACTCGTCGTTCTTCCGTCCCGAGGGCCGTGCCCGCTTCGACGGCGTGAGCTGGTCCGACAGGCTCGAACTGATGGGCCGTTTCCGGCGCGCGTCGATCATGTTCGAGTTCCGGCCGATGCTCGAGGCGGCCGAAGCCGAAGGGCGCCTGATCGTGCATCGAGGCAAGGCGATCACGAAGGTGACGCCGGGGGTCGGCCTCCACCTCGAAGACGGTTCGCGCGTCTCCGTGGACCACGCCGTACTGGCGCTCGGCACGACACCCTCGATCGGCGACGGCCTGATGCCGGACGACGCCGTACTAGACCAGGGCGGCTGGCCTCGGCTGGACGAGCGCACCTTCGCCTACGTCGGCGCACCCCGCGTCTTCGCCGTCGGCGCGGCCGCGGGGATGGCGCTGGGCCCGGCCGCCCGCAACATCGACGGCCACCGTGTCGCCACCGCGCGGGTCGCGGCCGCCGTCGCCGAGAACCTGCGCCGGGACGCCCCGCTGCGGGCGACGGCGAAGGATGTCGCCCGTGTCTGA
- a CDS encoding DUF6235 family protein codes for MAMRLQLTSGLQVLEEWAVNAPQADRNVIYEALFAVADGSAFLIYDIFGDGRDPHHFIILVKHDLVIKIGLRRTDSSFEIVYIGALEQGTPAAAWAEDSDSP; via the coding sequence ATGGCTATGCGCCTCCAGCTCACGTCGGGTTTGCAGGTGCTCGAAGAATGGGCGGTGAACGCACCGCAGGCCGACCGCAATGTTATCTACGAAGCCCTCTTCGCGGTAGCCGATGGATCCGCTTTTCTCATCTACGATATTTTCGGAGATGGCCGGGATCCGCATCATTTCATCATTCTGGTGAAACACGACCTCGTCATCAAAATAGGACTTCGGCGTACCGATTCCTCATTCGAGATCGTCTATATCGGCGCACTGGAGCAGGGTACGCCCGCCGCGGCTTGGGCCGAGGACTCCGACAGCCCCTGA